Proteins encoded by one window of Oncorhynchus clarkii lewisi isolate Uvic-CL-2024 unplaced genomic scaffold, UVic_Ocla_1.0 unplaced_contig_5682_pilon_pilon, whole genome shotgun sequence:
- the LOC139394510 gene encoding mucin-22-like yields the protein MSSAKDKEVASKMLRGNILRKNGLEHQHFTVGARDTIITTVGERNTSSTTVGARNTSSTTVGARNTSSTTVGARNTSSTTVGAWNTISTTVGARNTSSTTVGARNTSSTTVGARNTSSTTVGERNTISTTVGAWNTISTTVGARNTSSTTVGARNTSSTTVGARNTSSTTVGARNTISTTVGARNTSSTTVGARNTSSTTVGAWNTISTTVGARNTSSTTVGARNTSSTTVGARNTSSTTVGARNTSSTTVGARNTSSTTVGERNTISTTVGAWNTISTTVGARNTSSTTVGARNTSSTTVGARNTSSTTVGARNTISTTVGARNTSSTTVGARNTSSTTVGAWNTISTTVGARNTSSTTVGARNTSSTTVGARNTSSTTVGARNTSSTTVGARNTSSTTTPG from the coding sequence gaacaccagcatttcactgttggagcgAGGGACACCATCATTACCACTGTTGGAGAGAGGAACACCAGCAGTACCACTGTTGGAGCGAGGAACACCAGCAGTACCACTGTTGGAGCGAGGAACACCAGCAGTACCACTGTTGGAGCGAGGAACACCAGCAGTACCACTGTTGGAGCGTGGAACACCATCAGtaccactgttggagctaggaacaccagcagtaccactgttggagctaggaacaccagcagtaccactgttggagctaggaacaccagcagtaCCACTGTTGGAGAGAGGAACACCATCAGTACCACTGTTGGAGCGTGGAACACCATCAGTACCACTGTTGGAGCGAGGAACACCAGCAGTACCACTGTTGGAGCGAGGAACACCAGCAGtaccactgttggagctaggaacaccagcagtaCCACTGTTGGAGCGAGGAACACCATCAGTACCACTGTTGGAGCGAGGAACACCAGCAGTACCACTGTTGGAGCGAGGAACACCAGCAGTACCACTGTTGGAGCGTGGAACACCATCAGtaccactgttggagctaggaacaccagcagtaccactgttggagctaggaacaccagcagtaCCACTGTTGGAGCGAGGAACACCAGCAGTACCACTGTTGGAGCGAGGAACACCAGCAGtaccactgttggagctaggaacaccagcagtaCCACTGTTGGAGAGAGGAACACCATCAGTACCACTGTTGGAGCGTGGAACACCATCAGTACCACTGTTGGAGCGAGGAACACCAGCAGTACCACTGTTGGAGCGAGGAACACCAGCAGtaccactgttggagctaggaacaccagcagtaCCACTGTTGGAGCGAGGAACACCATCAGTACCACTGTTGGAGCGAGGAACACCAGCAGTACCACTGTTGGAGCGAGGAACACCAGCAGTACCACTGTTGGAGCGTGGAACACCATCAGtaccactgttggagctaggaacaccagcagtaccactgttggagctaggaacaccagcagtaCCACTGTTGGAGCGAGGAACACCAGCAGTACCACTGTTGGAGCGAGGAACACCAGCAGtaccactgttggagctaggaacaccagcagtaCCACTACACCCGGAtaa